A window from Capricornis sumatraensis isolate serow.1 chromosome 5, serow.2, whole genome shotgun sequence encodes these proteins:
- the FEZF1 gene encoding fez family zinc finger protein 1 isoform X2: protein MDSSCHNATAKMLATAPARGNVMNTSKPLAFSIERIMARTPEPKALPVPHFLQGSVPKGDPKHSLHLNSSIPCMIPFVPVAYDTNPKAGMTGSEPRKASLEAPGAPASAPAAPAFSCSDLLNCALSLKSDLARDALPLQQYKLPKTYLAERNKLVVPAVEKYPTGVAFKDLSQAQLQHYMKESAQLLSEKIAFKTSDFSRGSPNTKPKVFTCEVCGKVFNAHYNLTRHMPVHTGARPFVCKVCGKGFRQASTLCRHKIIHTQEKPHKCNQCGKAFNRSSTLNTHTRIHAGYKPFVCEFCGKGFHQKGNYKNHKLTHSGEKQFKCNICNKAFHQVYNLTFHMHTHNDKKPFTCPTCGKGFCRNFDLKKHVRKLHDSGLGLPRPSAGEPGVDPSPPLQPPPPPPATLPPLPPPLPPPGPLQPGLHPGHQ from the exons ATGGACAGTAGCTGCCACAACGCGACTGCCAAAATGTTAGCGACTGCTCCGGCCCGGGGCAACGTGATGAACACCTCCAAACCCTTGGCTTTCTCCATCGAAAGAATCATGGCACGCACCCCCGAGCCCAAAGCCCTGCCCGTCCCCCACTTCCTGCAGGGATCCGTGCCCAAAGGGGACCCCAAGCACTCGCTGCATCTTAACTCGTCGATCCCCTGCATGATCCCCTTCGTGCCTGTGGCGTACGACACGAACCCGAAGGCGGGGATGACGGGCTCGGAGCCCCGGAAGGCGAGTCTCGAGGCTCCGGGGGCCCCGGCCTCAGCACCCGCGGCGCCCGCGTTCAGCTGCAGCGACCTGCTCAACTGCGCGCTGAGTCTCAAGAGTGACCTGGCCCGCGACGCGCTGCCGCTGCAGCAGTACAAGCTG CCAAAAACGTATTTAGCCGAAAGGAATAAACTGGTGGTCCCGGCGGTGGAGAAGTACCCCACGGGAGTAGCTTTCAAAGACTTGTCTCAGGCTCAGCTGCAGCACTACATGAAAGAAAGCGCCCAGCTTCTGTCGGAAAAAATAGCATTCAAAACCTCTGACTTCAGCCGAGGCTCTCCTAACACCAAGCCCAAAGTTTTCACTTGCGAAGTGTGTGGAAAG GTCTTTAACGCGCACTATAACTTAACCCGTCACATGCCGGTGCACACAGGAGCCAGGCCCTTCGTTTGCAAAGTGTGTGGAAAGGGCTTCCGGCAAGCCAGCACCCTGTGCAGACACAAGATCATCCACACCCAG GAAAAACCCCATAAATGTAACCAGTGTGGCAAAGCGTTTAATAGAAGTTCTACTTTAAACACGCATACCCGAATACACGCAGGCTACAAACCGTTTGTGTGTGAATTCTGTGGCAAAGGATTTCATCAAAAAG GGAATTACAAAAACCACAAGCTGACCCACAGCGGGGAGAAGCAGTTCAAGTGCAATATTTGCAACAAGGCTTTCCACCAGGTTTACAACCTCACGTTCCACATGCACACCCACAATGACAAGAAGCccttcacctgccccacgtgcggCAAGGGCTTCTGCCGGAACTTTGACCTCAAGAAACACGTCCGGAAGCTACACGACAGCGGCCTGGGTCTGCCGCGCCCGTCGGCTGGGGAGCCAGGTGTGGACCCGTCGCCCCCTctccagccgccgccgccgccgccggcgaCGCTGCCTCctctgccgccgccgctgccgcccccGGGGCCCCTGCAGCCTGGGCTCCATCCGGGCCACCAGTGA
- the FEZF1 gene encoding fez family zinc finger protein 1 isoform X1, whose amino-acid sequence MDSSCHNATAKMLATAPARGNVMNTSKPLAFSIERIMARTPEPKALPVPHFLQGSVPKGDPKHSLHLNSSIPCMIPFVPVAYDTNPKAGMTGSEPRKASLEAPGAPASAPAAPAFSCSDLLNCALSLKSDLARDALPLQQYKLVRPRVVNHSSFHAMGALCYLNRGDGPCHPAAGVNIHPVASYFLSSPLHPQPKTYLAERNKLVVPAVEKYPTGVAFKDLSQAQLQHYMKESAQLLSEKIAFKTSDFSRGSPNTKPKVFTCEVCGKVFNAHYNLTRHMPVHTGARPFVCKVCGKGFRQASTLCRHKIIHTQEKPHKCNQCGKAFNRSSTLNTHTRIHAGYKPFVCEFCGKGFHQKGNYKNHKLTHSGEKQFKCNICNKAFHQVYNLTFHMHTHNDKKPFTCPTCGKGFCRNFDLKKHVRKLHDSGLGLPRPSAGEPGVDPSPPLQPPPPPPATLPPLPPPLPPPGPLQPGLHPGHQ is encoded by the exons ATGGACAGTAGCTGCCACAACGCGACTGCCAAAATGTTAGCGACTGCTCCGGCCCGGGGCAACGTGATGAACACCTCCAAACCCTTGGCTTTCTCCATCGAAAGAATCATGGCACGCACCCCCGAGCCCAAAGCCCTGCCCGTCCCCCACTTCCTGCAGGGATCCGTGCCCAAAGGGGACCCCAAGCACTCGCTGCATCTTAACTCGTCGATCCCCTGCATGATCCCCTTCGTGCCTGTGGCGTACGACACGAACCCGAAGGCGGGGATGACGGGCTCGGAGCCCCGGAAGGCGAGTCTCGAGGCTCCGGGGGCCCCGGCCTCAGCACCCGCGGCGCCCGCGTTCAGCTGCAGCGACCTGCTCAACTGCGCGCTGAGTCTCAAGAGTGACCTGGCCCGCGACGCGCTGCCGCTGCAGCAGTACAAGCTGGTAAGGCCGCGGGTGGTCAACCATTCCTCCTTCCACGCCATGGGCGCCCTGTGCTACCTGAACCGAGGTGACGGCCCGTGCCACCCGGCGGCCGGCGTCAACATCCACCCGGTGGCCTCCTACTTCCTCAGTTCCCCTTTGCACCCGCAGCCAAAAACGTATTTAGCCGAAAGGAATAAACTGGTGGTCCCGGCGGTGGAGAAGTACCCCACGGGAGTAGCTTTCAAAGACTTGTCTCAGGCTCAGCTGCAGCACTACATGAAAGAAAGCGCCCAGCTTCTGTCGGAAAAAATAGCATTCAAAACCTCTGACTTCAGCCGAGGCTCTCCTAACACCAAGCCCAAAGTTTTCACTTGCGAAGTGTGTGGAAAG GTCTTTAACGCGCACTATAACTTAACCCGTCACATGCCGGTGCACACAGGAGCCAGGCCCTTCGTTTGCAAAGTGTGTGGAAAGGGCTTCCGGCAAGCCAGCACCCTGTGCAGACACAAGATCATCCACACCCAG GAAAAACCCCATAAATGTAACCAGTGTGGCAAAGCGTTTAATAGAAGTTCTACTTTAAACACGCATACCCGAATACACGCAGGCTACAAACCGTTTGTGTGTGAATTCTGTGGCAAAGGATTTCATCAAAAAG GGAATTACAAAAACCACAAGCTGACCCACAGCGGGGAGAAGCAGTTCAAGTGCAATATTTGCAACAAGGCTTTCCACCAGGTTTACAACCTCACGTTCCACATGCACACCCACAATGACAAGAAGCccttcacctgccccacgtgcggCAAGGGCTTCTGCCGGAACTTTGACCTCAAGAAACACGTCCGGAAGCTACACGACAGCGGCCTGGGTCTGCCGCGCCCGTCGGCTGGGGAGCCAGGTGTGGACCCGTCGCCCCCTctccagccgccgccgccgccgccggcgaCGCTGCCTCctctgccgccgccgctgccgcccccGGGGCCCCTGCAGCCTGGGCTCCATCCGGGCCACCAGTGA